A stretch of the Actinoalloteichus fjordicus genome encodes the following:
- a CDS encoding IclR family transcriptional regulator produces the protein MSQSLTKALRILVELGEQARSLTELAERLDVHKTTVLRLLRTMEDERFVFRDESHRYHLGSRLFALSSLALEQREVRGIAAPHLADLNRRTGQTVHLATFEGGEVVYVDKYDSRHPVRMYSRIGLRAPLNCAAVSKVILAAMPATQRRQVIDGIDFVRFTDRTITDAAALHDELDRVAAQGHAVDRAEHESFINCIGAPVHDAGGRVAAAVSVSVPDVVLGYEQVLELLPDLLATAASISRDCGFHP, from the coding sequence GTGAGTCAGAGCCTGACCAAGGCATTGCGCATTCTCGTCGAACTCGGTGAGCAGGCACGCTCGCTCACCGAACTCGCCGAGCGTCTCGACGTGCACAAGACCACGGTGCTACGACTGCTGCGGACGATGGAGGATGAGCGGTTCGTCTTCCGCGACGAGAGCCATCGCTACCACCTCGGCTCGCGGCTCTTCGCGTTGTCCAGCCTCGCCCTGGAACAGCGCGAGGTCCGTGGCATCGCCGCCCCGCACCTCGCCGACCTGAACCGGCGCACGGGACAGACCGTCCACCTCGCCACCTTCGAGGGCGGTGAGGTCGTCTACGTGGACAAGTACGACTCGCGTCATCCGGTGCGGATGTACTCCAGGATCGGGCTGCGGGCGCCGTTGAACTGCGCGGCGGTGTCCAAGGTGATCCTGGCGGCGATGCCTGCGACGCAGCGTCGCCAGGTGATCGACGGGATCGACTTCGTCCGCTTCACCGACCGCACGATCACCGATGCCGCCGCCCTGCACGACGAACTGGATCGCGTCGCCGCCCAGGGACACGCCGTCGACCGCGCGGAACACGAGTCGTTCATCAACTGCATCGGCGCACCAGTCCACGACGCGGGCGGCCGGGTCGCCGCCGCCGTGTCGGTCTCGGTGCCCGACGTCGTCCTGGGCTATGAGCAGGTGTTAGAGCTGCTGCCCGACCTGCTGGCCACCGCCGCGTCGATCTCCCGTGACTGCGGCTTCCATCCCTGA
- a CDS encoding sugar kinase, with the protein MPTSPPEPRAVCLGESMIVLVPDQVGPLEDSAVFHRSAGGAESNVAGTLAGLGIATSWLSRLGADGFGRYVLADIAARGVDVSGVELDPLRPTGLYVKERAAPAAGSGLDTEQAGESGGTDSGGGRRADGDGAADGPDGVGPDRDGPDTVGPDGVGPAADASAGGVSTGDASAGDGADGPGADGRGANRRSGAGQGDVTRRRMHYYRSGSAASVMSPALLAGGPQRELLAAADLVHVTGITAGISDSAAELLFTLLRQPRADTLVSFDLNWRPILWHDRDPATLTRLCALADIVLLGSDEAEAVLGAADPARLREILPEPRTLVVKNDAHDAVAVDRDGAQTTVQALRVDVVDTVGAGDGFAAGYLAATLRGLPPRQSLRLGHLCAALALTVAGDHGPPPPPESVDALLTCTDQQWASIVVGADGIRTSP; encoded by the coding sequence ATGCCGACATCGCCGCCGGAGCCGAGGGCCGTCTGCCTCGGCGAGTCGATGATCGTGCTGGTTCCGGATCAGGTCGGTCCGCTGGAGGACAGCGCCGTGTTCCACCGGTCGGCAGGCGGCGCGGAGTCCAACGTGGCGGGAACCCTCGCCGGGTTGGGCATCGCCACGAGCTGGCTCTCCCGACTCGGCGCGGACGGCTTCGGTCGTTACGTGCTCGCCGACATCGCGGCCAGGGGAGTCGACGTCTCCGGCGTCGAATTGGACCCGCTGCGGCCGACGGGCCTCTACGTCAAGGAACGGGCCGCGCCGGCCGCCGGAAGCGGACTCGACACCGAGCAGGCCGGGGAGTCCGGCGGCACTGATTCCGGCGGCGGACGGCGGGCCGACGGTGACGGCGCGGCGGACGGCCCGGACGGTGTCGGCCCGGACCGTGATGGCCCGGACACTGTCGGCCCGGACGGTGTCGGCCCGGCGGCCGATGCCTCGGCGGGCGGTGTCTCGACTGGCGATGCCTCGGCGGGAGACGGCGCGGACGGGCCGGGCGCGGACGGCCGTGGCGCGAACCGCCGCAGTGGGGCGGGGCAGGGTGACGTCACGCGTCGCCGGATGCACTACTACCGTTCCGGCTCGGCGGCCTCGGTCATGTCACCCGCGTTGCTGGCAGGCGGCCCACAACGCGAACTGCTCGCTGCCGCAGACCTGGTGCACGTCACCGGCATCACCGCCGGGATCTCCGACTCGGCGGCGGAGCTGCTGTTCACACTGCTCCGCCAGCCTCGCGCAGACACCCTCGTCAGCTTCGACCTCAATTGGCGACCGATCCTCTGGCACGACCGCGATCCCGCGACACTGACCCGGCTCTGCGCGCTCGCCGACATCGTGCTGCTCGGCTCCGACGAGGCCGAGGCGGTGCTGGGCGCCGCCGATCCCGCGCGACTGCGGGAGATCCTGCCCGAACCGCGCACGCTGGTCGTCAAGAACGACGCACACGATGCCGTGGCCGTGGACCGCGACGGCGCTCAGACGACGGTGCAGGCCCTGCGTGTCGACGTCGTCGACACGGTCGGCGCGGGTGACGGCTTCGCTGCCGGATACCTCGCCGCCACCCTGCGCGGCCTGCCGCCGCGACAGAGCCTGCGCTTGGGGCACCTCTGCGCCGCGCTCGCGTTGACGGTGGCAGGAGACCACGGTCCACCGCCACCGCCCGAGAGCGTCGACGCGCTGTTGACCTGCACCGATCAGCAATGGGCGAGCATCGTGGTCGGCGCAGACGGCATCCGGACCTCGCCCTGA
- a CDS encoding RidA family protein, with protein sequence MSHPKTALRTDAAPAPAHTFSQGVRKGPILQVSGQGPVDPDSNAYVFPGDVRAQTTRTLRNIEAILAAAGASFDDVVMLRVYLTTRDDFAAMNEAYGEFVSARVAGGVLPARTTVFTGLPREEMLVEIDAMAVLDS encoded by the coding sequence ATGTCGCACCCCAAGACCGCTCTCCGCACCGATGCCGCACCTGCGCCCGCCCACACCTTCTCGCAGGGCGTTCGCAAGGGCCCGATCCTCCAGGTGTCCGGGCAGGGGCCGGTCGACCCGGACAGCAACGCCTACGTCTTCCCCGGCGACGTCCGGGCGCAGACCACCAGAACGCTCCGCAACATCGAGGCGATCCTGGCGGCGGCCGGGGCGAGCTTCGACGACGTGGTGATGCTGCGGGTCTACCTGACCACTCGCGACGACTTCGCTGCGATGAACGAGGCCTATGGAGAGTTCGTCTCGGCCCGTGTCGCCGGGGGTGTGCTGCCTGCCAGGACCACGGTCTTCACCGGCCTGCCTCGGGAAGAGATGCTGGTCGAGATCGACGCGATGGCCGTGCTCGACTCCTGA
- a CDS encoding bifunctional 4-hydroxy-2-oxoglutarate aldolase/2-dehydro-3-deoxy-phosphogluconate aldolase: MSIDAAAMRVIEADRLLAVVRAPEIPDAAELCAALVAGGIRAVEFTFTTPDVLSHLTVAAEAMEWLGGVVGAGTLRTGDQARQAVDAGARFLVTPGLRRDVADVARQSGTPLLGGAFTPSEVLAALDLDVAAVKIFPAGRLGPKYLADLLGPLPEARLVPSGGVTVETAADYLARGAVAVSAGADVVSPPAVAAGDWSQITDRARALVRAVSP, encoded by the coding sequence ATGAGCATCGACGCCGCCGCGATGCGAGTCATCGAGGCCGATCGGCTGCTGGCGGTCGTCCGCGCGCCGGAGATCCCGGACGCGGCAGAGCTGTGCGCCGCGCTGGTGGCGGGCGGCATCCGCGCCGTGGAGTTCACCTTCACCACCCCCGACGTCCTCTCGCACCTCACCGTCGCGGCCGAGGCGATGGAGTGGCTGGGCGGCGTCGTCGGCGCGGGCACGCTGCGCACGGGTGACCAGGCTCGTCAGGCCGTCGATGCGGGCGCCCGGTTCCTCGTCACTCCCGGCCTGCGCCGGGACGTCGCCGATGTTGCCCGCCAGAGCGGGACGCCGCTGCTGGGCGGTGCCTTCACCCCCAGCGAGGTGCTCGCCGCGCTGGACCTCGACGTCGCCGCGGTCAAGATCTTCCCGGCGGGCAGGCTCGGCCCGAAGTACCTCGCCGACCTGCTCGGCCCCCTTCCCGAAGCCCGGCTGGTGCCCTCCGGCGGAGTCACCGTCGAGACGGCCGCCGACTACCTCGCCCGAGGTGCCGTCGCGGTCTCGGCGGGCGCCGATGTGGTGTCGCCTCCAGCAGTGGCCGCCGGGGACTGGTCGCAGATCACCGACCGGGCTCGGGCTCTCGTCCGGGCGGTGAGCCCGTGA